Proteins co-encoded in one Ignavibacteria bacterium genomic window:
- a CDS encoding bleomycin resistance family protein — protein sequence MKILFSLLLVFTLALTGCIRHSDQQLKRKPRVKAVQENFNFKKLTPNLMVNDVNETIKFYHDNFGFDAVVTIPDTGRYNYAILSNGEVELMVQKRESFSQDMNMPSDQQIGGTFSLFFEVNDIIPLYDKIMASGLQTVRELHQTFYGTKEFTTRDNNGYILTFSEASKK from the coding sequence ATGAAAATTCTTTTCAGCTTACTGCTTGTTTTTACTTTAGCTTTAACCGGCTGCATCAGGCATTCTGATCAGCAGCTTAAAAGAAAGCCGCGCGTAAAAGCAGTTCAGGAAAATTTTAACTTTAAGAAGCTTACGCCTAATTTAATGGTAAACGACGTTAATGAGACGATAAAGTTTTACCACGATAATTTCGGATTTGATGCTGTAGTAACTATACCGGACACGGGGAGGTATAATTATGCAATTCTCTCTAATGGCGAAGTGGAACTGATGGTTCAGAAAAGGGAAAGCTTCAGCCAGGATATGAATATGCCGAGTGACCAGCAGATTGGTGGTACATTTTCCCTGTTTTTTGAGGTAAATGACATAATTCCTCTTTACGACAAAATTATGGCTTCGGGCCTTCAGACGGTAAGGGAACTGCACCAGACATTCTACGGCACCAAGGAGTTTACAACAAGGGACAATAACGGTTATATTCTAACCTTCTCTGAAGCCTCCAAAAAATAA
- a CDS encoding PAS domain S-box protein, with protein sequence MAKAKIFIVEDESIVALDLKYSLESLGYQVCGIESTAEDGVKKILEAKPQLVLMDIGLEGVTDGITAAAEIKSKLDIPLIYLTANSDEATLNRAKITEPFGYVLKPFDERDLQTTIEMALYKYDAESRLKSNERWFSTTLKSIGDAVITTDLLGKVTFMNVIAEELTGFRLSEALGRPLEEVFHIFNENTLETMEHPVAKVIRDGVIVGLANHSVLRSKTGAEIPIDDSASPIKDEKGAITGVVLVFRDIKERKTAENALRQSEENARNMIELSPYAILVHSGGKSIYCNEAAVKLVGAKSREDVVGEVPMKFVHPDYHKAQAERIRYMMATGGSAPIEEEKIVRLDGTVIDVEVSAGFIMYEGMPAIQTIIRDNTERKRSQEAIALSEERYRTTFENTGSSIVIVEENGIISLANSEFCRTSGYSKEEIEGKLSWIEVVHPDDRERIRGYRTDRLSDSFSAPHSYEYKFRDKWGHEKYMINTAALIPGTKRIVVGMLEITERKKAEEEIQKSEKLFRLVWENSADGMRLADRYGNVKMVNEAFCRLVGMQRSQMEGKPISIIYHEDLRGETISGYVERVRTGTVIPHSQPEITLWNGKRAWFDVAHSELVLHGQELLILSVFRDITERRKSEERLAKLNDCMLSFGADAKENINRLVALCGEQLSATSALYNRLEGDKFCSLGQWNTPEGFCTKDDAAGHVCYDVIHGDKNKIWVIQNLDETNYADSDPNVVKYGLKTYIGKQVACYGQPAGSLCLLYRDDYAPSRDDLRLLSIAATAIGVEEKRKRAEEELILAKEAAEKADRLKSDFLAQMSHEIRTPINTILSFTSLLRSEFEEKLPDEMGQVFKIIDSGGRRLTRTIDMILSMSQLQSGSYEMNPRKLNLRSDILDSLFKEFENQAKMKDLEFLLSGDFSNNDEIITGDPYSLTQMFQNLIDNAIKYTQKGGVEISLMNEHPDVTSVIIEDTGIGISEDYLPKIFSPFSQEETGYTRRFEGNGLGLALVKKYADLNSASVKVESQKGKGTKVTVTLKKDNN encoded by the coding sequence ATGGCAAAAGCAAAAATTTTTATTGTTGAAGACGAAAGTATTGTTGCGCTCGATCTGAAATACAGCCTGGAAAGCCTCGGCTACCAGGTTTGCGGCATTGAATCAACGGCGGAAGACGGAGTTAAGAAAATTCTGGAAGCCAAACCTCAGCTGGTGCTCATGGACATTGGTCTTGAAGGTGTTACAGATGGAATTACAGCCGCAGCAGAAATTAAGTCGAAACTAGATATCCCCCTCATATACCTTACGGCAAACTCGGATGAGGCTACCTTAAACCGCGCAAAAATTACCGAACCGTTCGGCTATGTGCTGAAACCCTTTGATGAAAGAGACCTTCAGACCACAATTGAAATGGCGCTCTATAAATACGATGCCGAAAGCAGGCTGAAGTCTAATGAAAGGTGGTTTTCCACGACCCTAAAAAGCATTGGAGACGCTGTAATTACAACAGACCTCTTAGGCAAAGTAACATTTATGAATGTTATTGCAGAAGAACTTACAGGCTTCAGGCTTTCAGAAGCTCTGGGCAGGCCGCTTGAGGAAGTATTCCACATTTTCAACGAAAATACGCTTGAAACGATGGAGCACCCGGTAGCCAAAGTAATAAGAGACGGCGTAATAGTCGGGCTTGCAAACCACAGTGTTTTAAGGTCAAAAACCGGGGCAGAGATTCCGATAGACGACAGCGCTTCCCCTATAAAAGATGAAAAGGGGGCTATTACAGGGGTCGTCCTCGTATTCCGTGACATTAAGGAAAGGAAAACTGCCGAGAATGCACTCCGCCAGTCTGAGGAAAATGCCCGGAATATGATAGAATTGTCTCCTTATGCCATTCTCGTCCATAGCGGCGGCAAATCAATATACTGCAATGAGGCTGCCGTTAAGCTGGTAGGTGCCAAAAGCCGCGAGGATGTCGTAGGGGAAGTACCAATGAAATTTGTGCATCCCGACTACCATAAAGCTCAAGCTGAGCGCATTAGATACATGATGGCTACGGGCGGCAGCGCTCCTATTGAAGAGGAAAAGATAGTGCGCCTCGACGGAACTGTAATAGACGTTGAGGTATCTGCCGGATTCATTATGTATGAGGGTATGCCTGCTATTCAGACCATTATACGCGACAATACGGAAAGAAAACGCAGCCAGGAAGCTATTGCACTCAGCGAAGAAAGATACCGTACGACGTTTGAAAATACAGGGAGCAGTATAGTAATTGTTGAGGAAAACGGTATTATAAGTCTTGCCAACAGTGAATTCTGCAGGACTTCGGGCTATTCAAAAGAGGAAATTGAAGGAAAATTAAGCTGGATTGAAGTAGTACATCCCGATGACCGCGAGAGGATAAGAGGTTACAGGACTGACAGGCTAAGCGATTCCTTTAGCGCTCCGCATTCATATGAATACAAGTTCAGGGATAAGTGGGGGCATGAAAAGTATATGATCAACACTGCTGCTCTGATTCCGGGGACAAAGAGAATTGTAGTGGGAATGCTGGAGATAACCGAAAGAAAGAAAGCCGAAGAGGAAATCCAGAAATCTGAAAAGCTCTTCCGGCTCGTCTGGGAGAACTCTGCCGATGGAATGAGGCTTGCCGACAGGTATGGCAACGTTAAAATGGTTAATGAGGCTTTCTGCAGACTGGTTGGCATGCAAAGATCCCAGATGGAAGGAAAGCCAATCTCAATAATTTATCACGAGGATCTCCGGGGGGAAACTATTTCGGGCTATGTGGAAAGGGTAAGGACGGGAACAGTCATCCCTCACTCACAGCCTGAGATAACACTGTGGAACGGGAAGAGAGCCTGGTTTGATGTAGCCCATTCTGAACTTGTACTGCACGGGCAGGAACTCCTTATTCTCAGCGTTTTCAGGGATATTACGGAAAGGAGAAAATCAGAAGAGAGGCTTGCAAAACTTAACGACTGTATGCTCAGTTTCGGTGCTGATGCAAAGGAAAACATTAACCGGCTGGTTGCACTCTGCGGCGAACAGCTTTCTGCTACATCGGCACTCTACAACCGCCTTGAGGGCGACAAGTTCTGCAGCCTGGGGCAGTGGAATACACCGGAAGGCTTCTGCACCAAAGACGACGCGGCCGGGCACGTCTGCTATGACGTTATTCATGGCGACAAGAATAAGATCTGGGTCATACAGAACCTGGATGAAACAAATTATGCCGACAGCGACCCGAATGTTGTCAAATACGGATTGAAGACCTATATCGGCAAGCAGGTTGCATGTTATGGCCAGCCCGCGGGTTCATTGTGTCTTTTATACCGCGATGACTATGCTCCAAGCCGCGATGACCTCAGGCTTTTGAGCATTGCCGCAACTGCAATTGGAGTCGAAGAAAAACGCAAGCGCGCCGAAGAGGAACTGATACTGGCAAAAGAGGCCGCTGAAAAAGCCGACCGGCTAAAGAGCGACTTTTTGGCCCAAATGTCGCACGAAATAAGAACGCCCATTAATACAATCCTGAGCTTTACATCCCTTTTGAGGTCTGAGTTCGAGGAGAAACTTCCGGATGAAATGGGACAGGTCTTTAAGATTATTGACAGCGGCGGAAGAAGGCTGACCAGAACAATCGACATGATACTTTCAATGTCGCAGCTGCAGTCGGGCAGCTACGAGATGAACCCCAGAAAGCTGAACCTGAGGTCCGACATACTGGACAGCCTATTCAAGGAATTCGAGAACCAGGCGAAGATGAAGGACCTGGAGTTTTTACTCTCAGGCGACTTCAGCAATAATGATGAAATAATTACCGGTGATCCGTATTCACTTACACAGATGTTCCAGAACCTGATTGACAACGCCATCAAGTATACGCAGAAGGGAGGCGTTGAAATTTCTCTCATGAATGAGCATCCGGATGTAACGTCGGTAATCATAGAGGATACGGGTATAGGAATCTCAGAGGACTACCTTCCAAAGATATTCTCTCCCTTTTCACAGGAGGAAACTGGTTACACGAGAAGATTCGAAGGGAACGGGCTCGGCCTGGCACTGGTGAAAAAATATGCCGATCTGAACAGTGCCTCAGTTAAGGTTGAAAGTCAGAAAGGCAAGGGTACAAAAGTTACGGTTACCCTGAAAAAGGATAATAACTGA